The following coding sequences are from one Acidobacteriota bacterium window:
- a CDS encoding c-type cytochrome produces the protein MKRIEIILLLNLILFYYISGSGNEELLIENPLEGRKIFLNKGCSKCHSTWGIGGKLGPDLSKMEEKKNILKLAGALWNHSPQMIEKMKEMGVERPLISGEEMSKLGSYLYFLDYFGKYGEYFKGKETFYSKGCANCHSAGGKGGRVGKNLDDYSKIGSPIIFIQNMWNNALKMNEKLRKYGIERHKIHKDDIYSILAYIRGVSLNKSNFKIYEKPGNPVKGKNLLKEKRCLECHSVKGNGSLSASDFSKLNLNKNAVEVASSMWNTWPDFIKMLREKSLPYIYFKENELADITAYLYFVKYINFEGNPRKGEIIFEQKKCNVCHSLKKEDNEFPGPNLTETNFISSPSEWASAMWNHAPAMEESVKRIHVPWPKFEGNEMIDLWEFIRSNTVKRK, from the coding sequence ATGAAAAGAATAGAAATAATATTATTACTGAATTTAATTTTATTCTATTATATTTCAGGATCAGGAAACGAGGAATTATTGATTGAAAATCCTCTGGAAGGCAGGAAAATATTTTTGAATAAGGGATGCTCAAAATGTCATTCGACCTGGGGAATTGGAGGTAAATTGGGACCTGATTTGAGCAAAATGGAAGAAAAGAAAAACATCCTCAAATTGGCTGGGGCTTTATGGAATCATTCTCCTCAGATGATAGAAAAGATGAAAGAAATGGGAGTTGAAAGACCTTTAATTTCAGGGGAGGAAATGTCCAAGCTCGGTTCTTATTTATACTTTCTTGATTATTTTGGAAAGTATGGAGAATATTTTAAGGGAAAAGAAACATTTTATAGTAAAGGATGTGCTAATTGCCATTCTGCAGGGGGAAAAGGAGGAAGAGTTGGCAAAAATCTTGATGATTATAGTAAGATTGGCTCACCAATAATTTTCATTCAAAACATGTGGAATAACGCATTGAAGATGAATGAGAAGTTAAGAAAGTATGGGATAGAGAGACATAAGATTCATAAAGATGACATATATAGTATTTTAGCCTATATAAGGGGGGTTTCCCTTAACAAAAGTAATTTCAAAATTTATGAAAAGCCGGGAAATCCTGTTAAAGGAAAGAATTTATTGAAGGAAAAAAGATGCCTTGAATGTCATTCTGTCAAAGGAAATGGGAGTCTGTCAGCCTCAGACTTTTCTAAATTAAATCTGAATAAAAATGCCGTTGAGGTAGCTTCATCAATGTGGAATACATGGCCTGATTTTATAAAAATGCTTAGAGAAAAAAGCCTTCCTTACATTTATTTTAAAGAGAATGAGTTAGCAGATATAACAGCTTATCTATATTTTGTAAAATATATCAATTTTGAAGGGAACCCAAGAAAAGGGGAGATAATTTTTGAGCAGAAAAAATGCAATGTGTGTCATTCGTTAAAAAAAGAAGATAATGAATTTCCAGGTCCTAATCTTACAGAGACAAATTTTATTTCATCTCCTTCTGAATGGGCATCTGCAATGTGGAATCATGCTCCAGCTATGGAGGAAAGTGTAAAGAGAATCCATGTCCCATGGCCTAAATTTGAGGGAAATGAAATGATAGACCTATGGGAGTTCATCCGCTCCAATACAGTAAAACGTAAATAG
- the nrfD gene encoding NrfD/PsrC family molybdoenzyme membrane anchor subunit: protein MKDRDEEILLSPIVRTGKKFYLFIFFLAVLVFIGYFGWAYQLKYGLGVTGLNRPVFWGLYITNFVFFIGISHSGTLISAILRISKSEWRRAITRSAEVITVIVLYIGTFNIILDLGRPDRAWNVIKNGVFEGRIYSPLLWDVFAIATYIIASTVYLYLPLIPDIAIMRDRISKRKWFYRILSLGWNGNDKQKRRLEVAISIMAVLVIPIAVSVHTVVSWVFAMTIQPMWHSTIFGPYFVVGAIFSGIAAIIIAMAILRKVYHLEEYIKAIHFNNLGILLLVMVLLWFYFTFAEYLTTFYGNEPMEMAVFYSRLIGKYAPYFWIMVISNFIVPFIILSNKKTRTISGTVIASISVVLGMWLERFTIVVPTLVNPRLPYEQGIYIPTWVELFLMIGCFAWFILFYVIFSKLFPIVSIWEVKEGREKMLEEAGERMKDYLPGPSGGVKSKKDLMQK from the coding sequence ATGAAAGATAGAGATGAGGAAATTTTACTTTCTCCAATTGTTCGTACAGGGAAGAAATTTTATTTATTCATCTTTTTCCTCGCCGTGTTAGTGTTTATTGGGTATTTTGGATGGGCTTATCAATTAAAATATGGACTTGGTGTTACTGGACTGAATAGGCCTGTATTCTGGGGACTTTATATCACAAACTTTGTTTTCTTCATAGGAATAAGCCATTCGGGAACTCTCATTTCTGCAATTTTAAGAATTTCAAAATCCGAATGGAGAAGGGCAATCACAAGGTCTGCAGAAGTTATAACAGTAATTGTTCTTTATATCGGCACTTTCAACATAATTTTAGATTTGGGAAGACCTGATAGAGCATGGAATGTTATAAAAAATGGAGTATTTGAAGGAAGGATCTATTCGCCATTATTGTGGGATGTTTTTGCAATTGCCACTTATATAATTGCAAGTACAGTTTATCTCTATCTGCCATTAATTCCAGACATTGCCATAATGAGAGATCGAATCTCAAAAAGAAAATGGTTTTACAGGATTCTCTCTTTAGGATGGAATGGAAACGATAAGCAAAAAAGAAGACTTGAGGTGGCCATTTCAATAATGGCTGTCCTTGTAATTCCTATCGCTGTTTCTGTTCATACAGTTGTTTCATGGGTATTTGCGATGACAATCCAGCCGATGTGGCATAGTACAATTTTCGGACCTTATTTTGTGGTTGGTGCCATATTTTCAGGAATTGCAGCCATAATTATTGCAATGGCAATATTAAGGAAAGTATACCATCTTGAGGAATATATCAAAGCAATACATTTTAACAATCTTGGAATACTTCTTCTGGTTATGGTTCTTCTCTGGTTTTATTTCACATTTGCTGAGTACCTTACCACTTTCTATGGGAATGAGCCAATGGAAATGGCTGTTTTTTATTCAAGATTAATCGGAAAGTATGCCCCTTATTTCTGGATTATGGTAATTTCAAATTTCATAGTCCCGTTTATAATTTTAAGCAATAAAAAAACAAGGACAATTTCAGGAACAGTAATAGCATCGATTTCAGTTGTTTTAGGAATGTGGCTTGAGAGATTTACGATTGTTGTACCCACTCTTGTGAACCCGAGGCTTCCTTACGAACAGGGTATATACATACCAACCTGGGTGGAGTTATTTCTAATGATAGGTTGCTTTGCGTGGTTTATTCTATTCTATGTTATATTTTCAAAGCTTTTTCCGATTGTTTCCATATGGGAGGTTAAGGAAGGAAGGGAAAAAATGCTAGAGGAGGCTGGGGAGAGAATGAAAGATTATCTTCCTGGACCTTCAGGAGGTGTTAAATCCAAAAAAGATTTAATGCAAAAATGA
- a CDS encoding endonuclease Q family protein: MKFLADLHIHSKFSRATSKEMELEIIARWAKIKGISLIATGDFTHPEWSYLIKEKLEPLENGFLKLKDPGKIDNPFLRQISFSVDDVNFIISGELSFIYSKNGQVRRIHIIVLVPDLLTAELINKKIENYGKLSSDGRPMLGMDAKNFLSIILSISPRSIVIPAHIWTPWFSLFGANSGFDSIEECFEDISDEIFVLETGLSSDPSMNWRLSSLDRFTLTSNSDAHSPSKIGREMNLFDTEFSYQGVREAIKLKNPKKFLYTIEFFPEEGKYHYDGHKNCKVCLSPKESIKKNLLCPVCSRKLTIGVMHRVEALADREENYLPEGVIPYKNLIPLNEIIGEAMEKSSESPAVYEEYFRLINIYGNEFNVLNNVPISSLEKSTSERISQGISNMREGKVSIFPGFDGVYGKISLFERKEEQKAEEAQLKLF, encoded by the coding sequence ATGAAATTTTTAGCTGACCTTCACATCCATTCAAAATTTTCAAGGGCCACCTCCAAAGAGATGGAGCTGGAAATCATAGCCCGTTGGGCCAAAATAAAAGGAATATCTTTAATTGCCACAGGAGACTTTACCCATCCTGAATGGTCTTATCTAATAAAAGAAAAACTTGAACCCTTAGAAAATGGGTTTTTAAAATTGAAAGACCCAGGTAAAATAGATAACCCCTTTTTAAGACAGATTTCTTTTTCAGTGGATGATGTAAACTTTATTATCTCAGGAGAATTGAGTTTCATCTATTCAAAAAACGGCCAGGTAAGAAGGATTCATATTATTGTGTTAGTCCCGGATTTACTGACTGCTGAATTAATAAATAAAAAAATAGAAAACTATGGGAAACTGAGCTCAGATGGAAGACCTATGCTCGGCATGGATGCTAAAAACTTTCTCAGTATAATCCTATCAATTTCTCCCAGAAGCATTGTAATTCCAGCCCATATATGGACTCCATGGTTCTCTCTTTTTGGAGCCAATTCAGGATTTGATTCGATTGAGGAATGTTTTGAAGACATTAGCGATGAAATATTTGTCTTAGAGACAGGGCTTTCTTCAGACCCTTCCATGAACTGGAGACTTTCATCCCTCGATAGATTTACTCTCACTTCAAACTCAGATGCTCATTCTCCTTCGAAAATTGGAAGGGAGATGAACCTTTTTGATACAGAATTCTCATATCAGGGAGTAAGGGAAGCAATAAAATTGAAAAATCCAAAAAAATTTCTTTACACGATAGAATTTTTCCCAGAGGAGGGAAAGTATCATTACGATGGACATAAAAATTGTAAAGTTTGTCTTTCTCCTAAAGAAAGTATCAAAAAAAATCTTTTGTGCCCTGTTTGTAGCAGGAAATTAACCATAGGAGTAATGCATCGAGTTGAAGCTCTTGCAGATAGAGAAGAAAATTATTTACCCGAGGGAGTAATACCTTATAAAAATTTAATTCCCCTGAATGAAATAATAGGAGAAGCAATGGAAAAATCAAGCGAATCTCCAGCAGTTTATGAAGAATACTTCAGATTAATAAATATTTATGGAAATGAATTTAATGTATTAAACAATGTCCCTATATCTTCTCTTGAAAAATCAACATCGGAAAGAATCTCTCAAGGAATCTCGAATATGAGAGAGGGGAAAGTCAGCATATTTCCAGGATTTGACGGAGTATATGGAAAGATCTCTCTTTTTGAGAGAAAAGAAGAACAGAAAGCTGAAGAAGCCCAGCTAAAGCTTTTTTAA
- a CDS encoding molybdopterin-dependent oxidoreductase, translated as MMKRRNFIKLTGSTLAGLALSNCGKKDILINFVEREDMSSKWIPSICDQCFGGCGVLVKVKKGRVINLKGNPYHPVNRGGLCPKGLASLQLIYNPDRIKTPIKKVGNRFSKEWKPISWEEAIEIISTKLKELRERKEPEKFVILGNRNRSVGEMLISRFAEAYGTPNYVKVYPLYFNPVMKANYLTHGIDDIFAYDFEETNFILSFSSHILEDWISPVRAMNAFGFIRQGREKRAKIIHVEPRLSYTGNKADEWIRINPGTEGLFALGIANVLIKEELYDKEFIENFTFGFFDWTDESGVVHKGFKDFVTKEYYLDDISVKTGVSVADIVRIAKEFAETKPAIAIVDLGVGNYTNSLYSNFIIHSLNALVGSIDKKGGVVVPSEIPLESFPSVTHDRTSEEGIKKPRIDKAGTDLFPLATDVVNQVAISGIKGDPYDVEILLLDNFNPIFFENLDSNFKNLFEKISFIISHSTFLDESSVYADLVLPKSTFFESWQDCIAFPLGRYTVFSVGQPAVESFGNMMNFYDLIIHVAKKIGGSVGESFLWRNYREVLDFSIDGIFKSNSGTIISYQDEEKEMAELEERGFWTSKYENLERFRESLFNEGAWCDFAYYFSEWSRVFRTPSKKYEFYSLILKNKLEEICKKRAVKNKTSIKYELEKLSDELKISQRGDFIYLPHFEPPRYGENEVDYPFQLNLIRIYSNRMTGDGNLPFLQEISGNYINEKWESWAEIHPEIAKEMHISDGDYIWVESSKGRIKVKARFFEGTLKEVISIPVEFGHKNYGRWADGIGSNVFKIINYDYDYVSGSMVFLTTRVKVYKS; from the coding sequence CACCCAGTCAACAGGGGCGGATTATGTCCTAAAGGTCTGGCGTCTCTTCAATTAATTTACAATCCTGACAGGATTAAGACCCCAATCAAGAAAGTTGGTAATAGATTTTCGAAGGAATGGAAACCAATATCATGGGAGGAGGCAATTGAAATAATTTCAACTAAGTTGAAGGAATTGAGAGAAAGAAAAGAGCCTGAAAAATTTGTAATCCTGGGAAACAGGAATAGAAGCGTGGGAGAGATGTTAATTTCAAGGTTTGCAGAAGCTTATGGAACTCCAAATTATGTTAAAGTCTATCCTCTTTATTTTAATCCTGTTATGAAGGCTAATTATTTAACCCATGGAATAGATGACATTTTTGCTTATGATTTTGAAGAAACAAATTTTATTCTTTCCTTTAGTTCGCACATCCTGGAGGACTGGATATCTCCGGTAAGGGCTATGAATGCTTTTGGATTCATCAGGCAGGGTCGAGAAAAAAGAGCTAAAATTATTCATGTAGAACCGAGATTATCATATACAGGGAATAAAGCTGATGAATGGATCAGGATAAACCCTGGAACCGAAGGTCTTTTTGCATTAGGAATAGCAAATGTTTTAATCAAAGAAGAACTTTATGACAAAGAGTTTATCGAAAATTTCACTTTTGGTTTTTTTGATTGGACAGACGAGAGTGGTGTTGTGCATAAGGGATTTAAAGATTTTGTTACAAAAGAATATTATCTTGATGATATATCTGTAAAGACTGGCGTTTCTGTTGCTGATATAGTAAGGATTGCCAAAGAGTTTGCTGAAACAAAACCTGCTATAGCCATCGTAGATTTGGGAGTTGGAAATTATACAAATAGCCTCTATTCTAATTTCATCATTCATTCATTAAATGCCCTTGTTGGTTCAATAGATAAAAAAGGTGGGGTTGTCGTCCCGAGTGAAATACCCCTTGAGTCATTTCCTTCAGTAACCCATGATAGAACTTCAGAGGAGGGAATTAAAAAACCGAGAATCGATAAAGCGGGAACCGACTTGTTTCCTTTAGCGACAGATGTGGTTAACCAGGTTGCCATTTCAGGGATTAAAGGGGATCCATATGATGTAGAAATTCTGCTCCTTGATAATTTCAACCCCATTTTCTTTGAAAATTTGGATAGTAATTTTAAAAATCTGTTTGAAAAGATTTCATTTATCATCAGCCATTCCACATTTTTAGACGAAAGTTCTGTTTATGCGGATTTAGTGCTCCCCAAGTCTACTTTTTTTGAGAGCTGGCAAGATTGTATAGCATTTCCTTTAGGGAGATATACTGTTTTTAGTGTTGGGCAGCCTGCAGTTGAATCATTTGGAAACATGATGAATTTCTATGACTTGATTATTCATGTTGCAAAGAAGATTGGGGGAAGTGTTGGAGAATCCTTTCTCTGGAGAAATTACAGAGAAGTTCTCGATTTCAGTATCGATGGTATTTTTAAATCTAATTCCGGAACGATAATATCTTATCAGGATGAGGAGAAAGAAATGGCAGAATTAGAGGAAAGGGGCTTCTGGACTTCAAAGTATGAAAATTTAGAGAGGTTTAGAGAGTCATTGTTTAATGAAGGAGCATGGTGTGATTTTGCTTATTATTTCTCAGAATGGTCGAGAGTTTTCAGGACCCCTTCAAAAAAATATGAGTTTTATTCTTTGATTTTAAAAAACAAACTTGAGGAAATATGTAAAAAAAGAGCAGTAAAAAATAAAACTTCAATAAAGTATGAATTGGAAAAACTGTCAGATGAATTAAAAATAAGTCAAAGAGGAGATTTTATTTATCTTCCTCATTTTGAGCCTCCTCGATATGGGGAAAATGAGGTAGATTATCCTTTTCAGTTGAATTTAATAAGGATTTATTCAAATCGTATGACAGGAGATGGAAATCTCCCTTTTCTCCAGGAGATTTCTGGTAATTATATTAACGAAAAATGGGAATCGTGGGCAGAAATTCATCCTGAAATAGCTAAGGAAATGCATATCTCAGACGGAGATTATATATGGGTGGAATCATCAAAGGGCAGAATTAAAGTAAAGGCAAGGTTTTTTGAAGGGACTTTAAAGGAAGTTATAAGTATTCCGGTAGAATTTGGACATAAAAATTATGGAAGATGGGCTGATGGGATAGGGAGTAATGTTTTTAAAATAATTAACTATGATTACGACTATGTATCAGGTTCAATGGTGTTTTTAACAACAAGAGTAAAAGTTTATAAATCGTGA
- a CDS encoding 4Fe-4S dicluster domain-containing protein, whose translation MTRWGMVIDLDRCTACGACVVACKIENNVPFSSPDEASKGRAISWMEIISVKEKESNGFKISFLPRLCFHCENPPCIRVCPVGATYKNKEGLVTQIYPRCIGCRYCANACPYTAKYFNWYEPEWPEDMKKSLNPDVSIRTKGVIEKCTFCYHRLVKAKEKARVENKDLNNIEYVPACVEICPSNAMYFGDLDDPLSEVAILSRSERAFRLLEELGTEPKVIYLKEIKNER comes from the coding sequence ATGACAAGATGGGGAATGGTAATTGACCTTGATAGATGTACTGCCTGCGGTGCATGCGTTGTTGCATGTAAAATTGAAAATAATGTGCCATTTTCATCACCTGATGAAGCTTCAAAGGGAAGAGCAATTTCCTGGATGGAGATTATCTCGGTAAAAGAGAAAGAATCAAACGGGTTTAAAATCAGTTTTTTGCCGAGACTTTGCTTTCACTGTGAAAACCCGCCATGTATTAGAGTATGTCCAGTAGGAGCCACTTACAAGAATAAAGAAGGACTTGTAACCCAAATCTATCCAAGGTGCATTGGTTGCAGATATTGTGCTAACGCGTGTCCATATACTGCTAAATATTTTAATTGGTATGAGCCTGAATGGCCAGAAGATATGAAAAAATCTCTTAATCCTGATGTCTCCATAAGGACAAAGGGAGTGATAGAAAAATGTACCTTTTGTTATCACAGATTGGTAAAAGCAAAAGAAAAAGCAAGGGTTGAAAACAAAGATTTAAATAATATCGAATATGTTCCGGCATGCGTCGAGATATGCCCTTCCAATGCCATGTATTTCGGTGATTTAGACGATCCCCTTTCTGAAGTTGCAATACTTTCAAGAAGTGAAAGGGCATTCAGATTACTGGAAGAATTGGGAACCGAACCCAAGGTAATATACTTAAAGGAGATAAAGAATGAAAGATAG
- a CDS encoding bifunctional nuclease family protein — MEILMEVKGLIVDPINNMPVIILKNIEGTKLLPIWIGVFEANAIALKLERVETPRPMTHDLIKNFLQELNAKIKKIVVSDIRDNTFFANIYIQKDNEIFKIDSRPSDAIAIALRVNAPIFVKEEVLMRAHTTELEGGLGDLEKLQKWLEKLRPEDLGKYKM, encoded by the coding sequence ATGGAAATCCTGATGGAAGTTAAAGGTTTAATAGTAGATCCTATTAACAATATGCCTGTTATTATTTTAAAAAACATTGAGGGAACAAAGCTTCTTCCAATATGGATTGGGGTTTTCGAAGCAAATGCTATCGCTCTAAAATTAGAGAGAGTTGAAACCCCCCGGCCGATGACCCATGATTTAATAAAAAACTTTCTCCAGGAACTGAATGCCAAAATAAAGAAAATAGTAGTTAGTGATATTAGAGATAATACTTTTTTCGCCAATATATATATACAAAAAGATAATGAAATATTTAAAATAGATTCAAGGCCTTCTGATGCAATAGCCATTGCTCTCAGAGTTAATGCACCCATATTTGTAAAAGAAGAAGTTTTAATGAGAGCCCATACCACTGAATTAGAAGGAGGCCTTGGAGATTTAGAAAAATTACAAAAGTGGTTGGAAAAATTGAGGCCTGAAGATCTTGGAAAATATAAGATGTAA
- a CDS encoding LptF/LptG family permease, whose product MIFRIFDKYILKEIIPPFLIGLIVYSFTMLMNNILELTELLISKGASISLVLKLMGLFIPGIIAFTLPMSTLMGILAGLSRLSTDWEVMAFKSLGISLIRFLRPILAFSVVIWLLTFYIASIVAPKSNYKLVEVLYNTIISQTKAEIAPGEFNEKISNWVIYIQNESNDIWKNIFITVEDEPEESKLVISKGGTININKKEKKASFEFFNGIVHTYSLKEPEKYSTTKFYRSSEPLDPDTLFPPLRIQKRVREKDIFELLFDVKKFIPHSNQWNSHQVEIHKKIALPFACIIFSILGLPLGISTKKGGRTSGFAISLGFIIVYYIIITAGENLAMDGKVSPFLGMWGANIIFGFIGSYLFLRSYLEKPGIPYELFSRKKVKLGMREEKKEFRKREGIVTIRLLLPRFIVRFPNIIDRYIIKKHVKIFLLSFLSLSFIFVLITFFELLDDIFEHKRSISFLFQYVWFYFPQITYWVLPISILMSTLLTFGILSKTNEITAIKASGISLYRISVPVLLISVFFSIFLFFLQENLLPHSNKRADELKQYIRGVDVPQTYMRIDRRWMMSRDRNRIFHYKYFDPHKKVFSEISIFNLDKNDFSLKSRYFGVKGYLGNGYIELENAWIREFDEEKLISFDKKNTVKVRVEEDSSYFIKEWKEPDQMNHKELKNYIKDLREAGFDTIKFQIDLNFKIAFPFVPFIMSLIAVPFSFSMGKRGALYGIGISIFIGIIYWGFLGIFKNLGYIALLSPFISAWGANLLFGFLGLYLFFYIKT is encoded by the coding sequence ATGATTTTTAGAATTTTTGATAAATATATTCTAAAAGAAATAATCCCGCCTTTTTTAATTGGATTAATTGTTTATTCATTTACGATGCTCATGAATAACATTCTTGAGTTAACAGAACTTCTTATAAGTAAAGGAGCTTCTATCTCTCTTGTTTTAAAATTAATGGGTCTTTTTATACCGGGAATAATTGCATTTACTCTCCCCATGTCCACATTAATGGGTATTCTTGCTGGATTAAGTAGACTTTCAACTGATTGGGAGGTAATGGCTTTTAAATCACTCGGAATAAGTCTTATAAGATTTTTAAGACCGATACTTGCATTTTCAGTGGTTATATGGCTTTTAACCTTTTATATTGCGTCGATTGTTGCACCAAAGTCGAATTATAAATTAGTAGAAGTTCTCTATAACACAATAATTTCTCAAACTAAAGCGGAGATTGCTCCAGGAGAATTTAATGAAAAGATTTCAAATTGGGTAATATATATCCAGAATGAATCAAACGATATCTGGAAAAATATTTTTATAACAGTAGAAGATGAACCAGAAGAATCAAAATTAGTAATTTCAAAAGGAGGAACCATAAACATTAATAAAAAAGAGAAAAAGGCTTCCTTTGAATTTTTTAATGGGATTGTTCATACATATTCTTTAAAGGAGCCTGAAAAATATAGCACCACAAAATTTTATAGGTCTTCAGAGCCTTTAGACCCTGATACATTGTTTCCTCCACTGAGAATTCAGAAAAGAGTTAGAGAAAAGGACATATTTGAACTTCTATTTGATGTGAAAAAATTTATTCCTCATTCAAATCAATGGAATTCCCATCAGGTTGAAATACATAAAAAGATTGCCCTTCCTTTTGCCTGCATAATATTTTCTATTTTAGGACTACCCCTTGGTATTTCCACAAAAAAAGGAGGTAGAACGAGTGGATTTGCTATAAGCCTTGGTTTTATTATCGTATACTACATTATTATAACAGCGGGAGAAAATTTAGCGATGGATGGAAAGGTCTCTCCATTTTTGGGGATGTGGGGGGCTAATATTATATTTGGATTTATAGGTTCTTATTTGTTTTTAAGAAGCTATTTGGAAAAACCAGGAATTCCATATGAATTATTTTCAAGAAAAAAAGTTAAGCTCGGGATGAGGGAGGAAAAAAAAGAATTTAGAAAGAGAGAAGGCATAGTTACAATAAGATTGCTTCTTCCAAGATTTATAGTTAGATTCCCAAATATTATCGATAGATACATAATAAAAAAACATGTAAAAATATTTTTATTAAGTTTTTTGAGTCTTAGCTTTATTTTTGTCCTGATAACATTTTTTGAACTTCTTGACGATATTTTTGAACATAAAAGATCCATTTCATTTCTTTTTCAATATGTATGGTTCTATTTTCCTCAAATTACTTATTGGGTATTGCCGATAAGTATTCTCATGAGTACTCTTCTCACATTTGGAATATTATCTAAAACTAATGAAATAACTGCGATAAAAGCGAGTGGAATAAGCCTTTACAGAATCTCTGTTCCGGTTTTATTAATTTCTGTATTTTTTAGTATATTTTTGTTTTTTTTGCAGGAGAATCTCCTTCCACACTCAAATAAAAGAGCTGATGAATTAAAACAGTATATAAGAGGAGTTGATGTTCCTCAAACGTACATGAGAATCGATAGAAGATGGATGATGAGTAGAGACAGAAATCGAATATTTCATTATAAATATTTTGACCCTCACAAGAAAGTGTTCAGCGAAATTTCAATTTTTAATTTAGATAAAAACGATTTTTCATTAAAAAGCAGGTATTTTGGAGTAAAAGGATATTTAGGAAATGGATATATTGAACTTGAAAATGCCTGGATTAGAGAATTTGATGAAGAGAAGTTAATTTCATTTGACAAAAAAAATACTGTAAAAGTAAGGGTAGAGGAAGATAGTTCATATTTTATAAAGGAATGGAAAGAGCCTGATCAGATGAATCACAAGGAATTAAAGAATTATATTAAAGATTTGAGAGAAGCAGGATTTGATACCATAAAATTTCAAATTGACTTAAACTTTAAAATAGCATTTCCTTTTGTTCCCTTTATAATGAGTTTGATTGCGGTTCCGTTCTCATTTTCAATGGGAAAAAGAGGGGCTCTTTATGGAATAGGAATAAGTATATTTATTGGAATTATTTACTGGGGCTTTTTAGGAATTTTTAAAAACCTTGGTTACATTGCTCTTCTTTCACCATTTATATCTGCCTGGGGAGCTAACTTATTATTTGGATTTTTAGGGTTATATTTATTCTTTTACATAAAAACTTAA
- a CDS encoding class I SAM-dependent rRNA methyltransferase: protein MSKKSNAYIFFVMEKKVIVKKGVEKKIKNYYLWIYRDEIRKISGNPKDGEIISVYDHNNNFLAKGSFNGNSHIPVRIFFYDQDEQLDKATIKRKINDALTIRKSIKNTNSIRIINSESDAFPGLILDRYGSHFVIQSRIKTIDLIKSVLIDVINDVFSPLSIYERSEGDFRKEEKLEPIDGELYLKTPDRVLITERNSSFIVDVKKGAKTGFYMDQRDNRFFFENLIEEGNTVLDLFSYTGAFSVFSAKKGATVTMVEIEPEYVEIAKENARINKVENKIEFVTKNAYDFLEDVSRSGKKFDFIVIDPPGIIKSKGEVEKGKWAYWKLAYNSFLSLKKGGKCLISSCSYHVSPSILLEMIRLASSDSGRRIRIITQTYQPEDHPWILQIPETLYLKSFFLEALN, encoded by the coding sequence TTGTCAAAAAAATCAAATGCTTATATATTTTTTGTGATGGAAAAGAAGGTAATTGTTAAAAAAGGAGTGGAAAAAAAGATAAAAAATTATTACCTGTGGATTTACAGGGATGAAATAAGAAAAATTTCCGGAAATCCAAAAGATGGAGAAATAATTTCTGTATATGATCATAATAATAATTTCTTGGCTAAAGGTTCATTCAACGGCAATAGCCATATCCCTGTCAGAATATTTTTCTACGATCAGGATGAACAACTTGATAAAGCCACAATTAAAAGAAAAATAAATGATGCTCTTACTATTAGAAAATCCATTAAAAATACTAATTCGATTAGAATAATTAATTCTGAAAGTGATGCATTTCCAGGTCTGATTCTTGACCGATATGGAAGTCATTTTGTAATCCAGAGTCGAATTAAAACAATTGATTTAATAAAATCTGTTTTAATCGATGTAATAAATGATGTATTTTCACCATTGAGTATTTATGAGAGATCTGAAGGAGATTTTAGAAAAGAAGAAAAATTAGAGCCCATTGATGGTGAATTGTATTTAAAAACACCTGATAGAGTTTTAATAACGGAAAGAAATTCAAGTTTTATCGTTGATGTTAAAAAGGGAGCAAAAACAGGATTTTACATGGATCAGAGAGATAATAGATTTTTTTTTGAAAATTTAATTGAGGAAGGTAATACTGTACTCGATCTTTTCAGCTATACAGGAGCTTTTTCCGTTTTCAGCGCGAAAAAAGGTGCCACTGTTACCATGGTTGAAATTGAACCGGAATACGTAGAAATTGCAAAAGAAAATGCAAGAATAAATAAAGTCGAAAATAAAATAGAATTTGTAACCAAAAATGCCTATGACTTTTTAGAGGATGTTTCAAGAAGCGGAAAAAAATTTGATTTCATCGTAATAGATCCGCCGGGAATTATAAAATCCAAAGGAGAAGTTGAAAAAGGCAAATGGGCTTACTGGAAATTAGCCTATAATTCATTTCTTTCGTTAAAGAAAGGTGGTAAATGTCTTATCTCTTCATGCTCATACCATGTATCTCCCTCTATACTGCTTGAAATGATAAGACTGGCATCCTCTGATTCAGGCAGAAGAATAAGGATTATCACCCAAACGTATCAACCCGAAGACCATCCATGGATACTTCAGATTCCAGAAACTCTTTATTTAAAAAGCTTTTTTTTAGAAGCTTTAAATTAA